The Temnothorax longispinosus isolate EJ_2023e chromosome 7, Tlon_JGU_v1, whole genome shotgun sequence genome contains a region encoding:
- the LOC139815669 gene encoding uncharacterized protein — protein sequence MLEEAPDSITVGSMSSELEATTELNSTFPHGTGAVVVRAEEALIVILVLVLWVAAIALFFNRWGKIRMLEPYQPKFQQQHRQSCTTIIDPNPLQPRSYSKFNIHCMEHPVSCVSAAAGPAARLRQNSVFVGSSTSLLPTNQETPRRTKSAFDLQSLVHAEGAGSQNDEERDGDTLRTLRSIGESSRLLQQRERRPSTYLFDRMDVLARPTLQRERGMSICHFDRTDVLARPLQRDRGMSICHFDRTDVLARPLQRDRGMSICHFDRTDVLARPSLQRDRGMSISPFDRTDVLARPALQRDRGMSICHFDRMDVLARPTFPPGKSLLRERRVSVCNFLERDEESPGSRSSLQTDKRLSVSNVDRIETLGKSSSRRDLRASANNVDTRQDVTLVKCITIRERNNSVHHIDRPSCSKTSDVVLGYKATCV from the exons ATGCTCGAGGAAGCACCAGACAGCATCACCGTCGGTTCCATGTCATCTGAATTGGAAGCCACCACCGAACTTAATTCAACCTTTCCCCACG GCACAGGCGCGGTAGTGGTGCGAGCGGAGGAGGCCCTGATCGTCATTCTCGTCCTGGTCCTGTGGGTGGCTGCCATCGCTCTGTTTTTCAATCGATGGGGCAAGATCCGCATGCTCGAGCCGTATCAGCCGAAATTTCAGCAACAGCACAGACAAAGCTGCACCACCATAATCGACCCAAACCCCCTTCAG CCCCGGAGCTACTCGAAGTTCAACATCCACTGCATGGAGCATCCGGTGAGCTGCGTGTCGGCCGCGGCCGGGCCGGCTGCCAGGCTGCGCCAGAACAGCGTGTTCGTGGGCTCGAGCACGTCACTGCTGCCGACCAACCAAGAGACGCCCAGGCGAACCAAGAGCGCGTTCGATCTGCAGTCGCTGGTGCACGCGGAGGGCGCCGGGTCGCAGAACGATGAGGAGCGCGACGGTGACACGCTGAGGACCCTCAGGTCCATCGGCGAGTCGTCGCGGCTGCTGCAGCAGCGGGAGCGCCGGCCCAGTACCTATCTGTTCGACCGTATGGACGTCCTGGCGAGGCCGACGCTGCAGCGGGAGCGCGGCATGAGTATCTGTCACTTCGACAGGACGGACGTCCTGGCCAGGCCGCTGCAGAGGGACCGCGGCATGAGTATCTGTCACTTCGACAGGACGGACGTTCTGGCCAGGCCGCTGCAGAGGGACCGCGGCATGAGCATCTGCCACTTCGACCGGACGGACGTCCTGGCGAGACCGTCGTTGCAGCGCGATCGCGGCATGAGTATCAGCCCCTTCGACCGGACGGACGTCCTGGCGAGACCGGCGTTGCAGCGCGATCGTGGCATGAGTATCTGTCACTTCGACAGAATGGACGTGCTGGCGAGGCCCACGTTTCCGCCCGGCAAGTCCCTGCTGCGGGAGAGACGCGTCAGCGTGTGCAACTTCCTGGAGAGGGACGAGGAGTCGCCGGGCAGCAGGAGTTCCCTGCAAACGGACAAGCGGTTGAGCGTCAGTAACGTCGACAGAATCGAGACTCTCGGGAAATCGTCGTCGCGCCGAGACCTACGCGCCAGCGCCAATAACGTGGACACCCGGCAGGACGTAACGTTGGTGAAATGCATCACGATCAGAGAGAGAAACAACTCCGTGCATCACATCGATCGTCCATCCTGCAGCAAAACGTCCGACGTCGTGCTCGGATACAAAGCGACGTGCGTTTAA